The Pagrus major chromosome 5, Pma_NU_1.0 genomic sequence GAGGAATGTGGGAgtacacagacaaaaaaagtaCAAGACGTTCTTAAgcattatctgtttttttttttggcttgcaCAACATGCTGGATGCTAAATGTGAAAATGCCTTGATGGTGAAATACAGGGCTGGAGGCATTCAACCTGCACCAGCGAGGAAAACGCCTCTGCAATGTATTGTTCAACCCTCGAGTGCGTCAGATAGTGTTCAGATCTAAAAACCAACTGCAGGTTCGTGCACATATCACAGTCATCGAATACAACAGGATAATAAATACTATACtctttatttaaatattgtACAGATTcgaaaatgttgttttttttacagagctTATATCTGCATTGAACTGTACACCCAAAATTATATATAGACACATGCTCTGGTTGTAACAAAGTGTtgggaagaggaagatgagagacgGCAGGTCTGAGTCAGGAAGCAGGAACCACAAAGCTAACAGTGGCAGTACCGTACGACTGCTAGAATTGCTTTGTAATATTGTTAAGGCTGCTTAGATTGTCCTTCACACTCACATTATGACCACTCACTGCTCCTCTTCCATGCCCCGTTGCAAAATGACACCCGACACTGCAGTCTTCCAGTGTGTACTGGTCAAATTAGGGAGGGAAACAGTCCGTTGGATAGTGCAGATTGTAAACAGTGATGTGAAGATCCACAGGGAGGATTTTCGAAAGCGTGTGATGGCTTTATCACTATTCCTAAGCTCCTGACTGAGTGCAGAGGAGCagatttcaggagaaaaaaggtTCAACACACTGTAGGTGGAAAGACCTAGTGTTAAGACagcagggcatgatgggaaagcTGTTTCGACTCTTATGGCTACTCGATAGATTCAGGCTTTGTGCTCAGTACCTGGCTGGCACACGGTCAGGGGGTGTAAGGAATAATGGACGTCTGCCAGTATCAACGACACGTGATACAAGGCACATCATCTTAACAGACAGAATTTTTAGCTATGGGTGAAACTTGCAGAGTGCAAATCTGTAGTGATATAATGGAAATGTAACGACCATTTTTCACATGAAACCTGCAGTGACCCGACTCATGAATATGCCATTGGAGCTCtacagcaggagggagagagagaagaaaagctGATTGACAACAACCGTTTCTAAAGCTACTCCGACGCTCTGACGATCAGTCCAAAGAGTTCAACAATCCCACCGAAACAAAGAAgttacaaaaatacatttggtcACCTGACGAACTCCCACTGCGTTGAGCTTTTTTCAGATATGCTTCTTAAGCTTTGTGCGTTTTATGGCTGCCAGACCAATTCAGCCCAGTGGATATGGAGTCTGTAGCCTTCACATCACATCCACGCAACAAGGTGCATTCATCACGCATACACATCACATGTAATCACAATCGAgacttcagcagcagctgtgagaTTAAAGGGAGGGCATCAGTTTGACACAATATGTATCTGGAGAGGCTTCTGAGCAAGAGCCATGTTGTAACAAACATGTGTGCAACACTTGAATTGCACTGTTGTGGAAAAGGCAGCTGCCGCTTTTCTTCATTCAATCTGCCGACAAACTAACCACAGGTGTAGAAATGTCACACACGctcattttttttgcaaacatttAACAGAACAGCACACCGGTTGTATCCTACTATTGAACGTAAGCTCCCTGCACCCACATACGAGGTTCCAGGACCTCTGACGATTTTCTAACCACCACTGTATCATTAGGAACATTTGTTTGCACAAGGCAGCCCATTTATTGAGCCCTAAATGCTGCCATTTCCTGTGCAGTTCCCTGCTTGACACTACTGATGGACTGCGTCTTTCCCTTCCAGCATCCCAGCGTGGGGCTAACACCTACCGTCTGGCTACAACGGCCTCCGTCTCTGAATCTCAACTTCCTCCCCACCCAAACCAGCCATCGGAGAAAGACGACTTATCCCTGTCAGACAGGATCCTCATCTCCAACGGCTGCACCAGTGACTGCTGCTTATCCCGGCCAATGGGATTATCCAGTGAGCATAAGATGCCAACACTGCAGCCTGGCCAAGAGGATGTTTCAGGCCTTTTAGTCCTCTTTATTCAGCCCCACTCTGATGCACACGATCACAGAGACGTGGGCATGTAGGAGTTTTTCAGGTGGCAGAAGGGGGTTGATGGTCAGctgaggggggtgggggggtggagggCTGAGGCAGAGTAGAGCCAGCGCATGCGGGGGAAGCATCTGACATTAGTCCTTCATCCTGGCCAGCAGGAATCAAAGCAGTCCATCGCCTGCAGAGGCAGATGCCCCCATGTAACAGCTCCACACAGATTCTAGTCGGTGTATTCTGCCACTATGGACAGCAGCACTGTGATGTCGTCTGGCTTTCCTCCTGGACAGAAAACAAGAGTGTCCCGTTAGGATGGTGCcgagtgaaaatgtttttcaacattttctacCTTGAAAATAGAAGAGTAACAGATCACCTGAGACACTTACCTCTTACATTCAGTCCGTTGTCACAGGCAAACTGTGCAAAAGGCGACATGTAGTTGGGGTCGTACGCCAGCACGTGGGCCTGCTCTGCGATGCTCCGGGCCGTCTGCTGGATGctctcatagttggagttctTGAGAGCAAAAATAAAGAAGACATGAGGTTTGTTTTCCAGACTTAACACTGATTCCACCGGCTTCTACCAGCAAACCTGTTTGGGCCACAGTTACCCCCTTTCAACTAAGATGGTTCAGATGCTGGTTCGGAGCCAGTGCAACATCCAAAGAACTGGCTTTTAAGAACCAGTTTGCTTTTCCACAGGCATGAGAGCGTCACAATAGGTCACTGTATACGTCTCCAATCTCCCAGCATGGCTAGGAATAACTAAAGCTGACTACATCGACTCTTTACAAGTCTTTGCGTGCCTACATGGTATCCAAACACGAGTGGCtctgaaccagcacctgaaTCGCCTTGGTTGAAAAGGGGTGGCATTGAACCAACTTTGAACTGgcaccagcccagaaccagcacttggGTGGCTTTGGTTTAGAAAGGGGTTTGTACCACTCACCTtgagcttcttcagctcctgCAGGATCATGTAGTCAGGCATGTTGTCAAAGAGCCCATCAGTGGCGGTCAGGATGATGTCACCAAGCTGGACGTCGAAGGAAGAGCTGTCTGCCGCGTCAGGGCTGCAGGGACAGACGCAGCAAAGTCAGGCAGAGAACAACTAGGACTAGCATCAGAAAGGTTGCGACCGCATTAATTCATCCTGGTTaagctttttctctttcccttttaCACCCACGTACAGGAAATCTGTCCTGTCTGAGCCGATAGATTATTCTGAACCTATAACCCGGCTTCTGCTCCACTCGAGGAATATTCACTGATCACAACGCATTACTGTAACTGGCTGAAAACTGTCCTCACAAAGCTTTGAATTGCTGCTAATATTTTAACTTGGCCACAGAAACCTGATCACATTTGCAGGATGAGGCTAATTTCACAGAATCGTCACATGGGGGCTTTTGGAAAGGACACTTACGCCCAATAAAACGATGCTACCATTATGATGATGGGTGCTACAAATACATGTAGGCAGGAACCGAGTTAGTCTGCCAGTGTCGAGTTCACTTCTTGGAAGATGCCCTTAGCCTGCCGCACACCCTCCAGCCAGTCACGAATGTTATCCGTTACAAACCGTCTGGACTGCATTATGACACTGAGCCAGAGCTCCCAGGAACAGCTTGTCCTCTCCTGCGATTTTAATGTGGCTGAAATATCAGTCCACATGCTGCTTTTCCCACCAGCCAGGTAGAGCCACGGAAAGACGCTATTGTACATTTAGATATGGAATTACGAGAAACTTCTCCAGTGCATGAACTGAGTGAGCAGCTGTTACTGCAATAAATTGGCTGCCGTGTTTGGATTCATCATCCATTGTTTAACACGTCCGTGAGTCAAAGCCGCTTCTCAAATGCCACTGAGGACAAACACTTTAGATAAGACGTTTCGGAGCCGACACTGTATAATTATCTTcaattttaaatatgaagccaaTCCTCAGGCATAAATATATGGACTTATAGCTGTGAGAACACGGTTTCTTTCATTTTCGATCAGCATGCAAAATGACAATGAATCTCTATAAATTCACATgtggcaaacaaacaaatagccAACATAGttttcaaacacacattcatctcTCAGcgttttttctttccacatcAACGCGCTCCAAACCCTTTTTCTAGTCTTCTGCGGAGTGAGGAATGTTGTTAGTGCACTTCAGTTTTGACCCTTGCACTCTTTTCTATTAGTTGCTGTGTAAGTGATCCAGGATTGGAGGCTTAATCTGCCGCTGCACTCACAGTAAATCCTTCAACTAAATGACTACATGCACAAatgcacaaattaaaaacaaagtgtcaTTTCAAGCACCGCATTAAATCCACGGCCACTGAAAGTGATGCTGGGGTGTTTGAGACTGAATTAAGGccatttagaaataaaaaaataaacgttCTGTATCACTGGTGACCTGCTGTTCAAGTTCATCCATGGTTCATCTTCACTTTGCTATTAAGAGGCTCAAAATAATCTGCCTGGTTGAAGACTTGACGAGTGAAAAGGTGGCGCAGCCTGCTGGTGCACGATTGGCCGCGGTCGGTTTGCCCATCAGCCCACACAGACTTTGACCCGGGTAAGAGGGAAAGCTTGGCAAACACCCAACGGCTGCCCTGCACTCCACTGACGTCTACTGTGCTGCTGCTTGGCACACCGCAGCAACGAGACATAGCAGCACGTGGCCGCCGACACGCTGTTACGCTGCAGCTCCACACGGTACAGACGCTACATTCACAAGACACGGCTGCGTGTGAGGGACACGAGCAAGACAAAATGTTCTGCAGTGCAGTCTGCTACAGCCTTtgttatgtgtgcatgtgatcTGTATTATCAGATCTGCCGTACAGAACAAACGCATGATCTCTTTATCAACGGCTCCATTAACTGCTCAGCACACACACGTCCCTGCTGTGCTAACCGCTTCACATGTATGTGAGGGCAGCAGGTGGGCGTCTCACCTGTCACTGAGGACGGCCCCCTCGGCACCCGGGGGAGCGATGGACAGCTGGAAGGGCGTGTTGAAGTAGTGCTGCTGCTCGTCTGAGCGGTGGACCACCTCCCCTCCCCGCACCACGAGGAAGCCAGAGTCTCCCAGGTTGGCCGTGTGCAGCTGGTGACTCTGCCGGTCCAAAACCACAATGCAAGCTGTGCTGCTACCTGCGGATgtacaaacacattcatttgttttatcatttcaaatgcaaatgttaGGTTTGAAAGAgcctaaaaataaaatgcaaatggGTTCTGCATCATCGGTTGATCCCACAGAACAGTCATGACCAAACTAAAATGTCATGCACTTACAAAATCAtatagctgtactccaaatacttaTTTTCTTCACGGTGGGAGACGTAAATGCTCAGTGCAAGCGAGGTTAATAGGGAACGAATCTGATCAAAATcttgatgtgaaaacatttctgttaaCAGCAGACGTCTTGTAGGAAAAGAACAGGTGTAACAAACAACATTAGCAACGGCTGCACTCCATCCATGTGTCCTGATAAGCCAGTAGTTTCAACATGGACAATACCAGGGGCCTGAAACTAAATGGAATCCAgccatcatttatttaatcatttacatgtgtttttcCTACCGAGACATGCCAAAATATCTTCTGTAACAGAGGGTCTATAATGAGGAAACatcattttcttaaaaatgcGAAGAAGCTGCAAACACGCTAAAAACTTCTTTGTCTTATCCGCCAGACTTTCTGCAGTTACACAGCGAAGGAAACAAAGAACTCTACTTTTATGGAAAGATACCTATCTGAAGTATGTGTTGGTACTCTGATTAATGAGCTTAGCCTGAATACGCAATCTCGAGCACAATCAGCGTCACGGTTTGAAGGATTTTTGGAGTCCCACCATGAGGGAGATGGTGAGGAGGAAACACGAGCTGGTGGCGCAGCCGGTCAGCGTGCAGCCACACCCTGCTCGTGATTCATCCGGCACACCAAAATATGCTTTGCTCTCTGGGATCAACCTTGAAAAACCCCTCACGCACTGTGACTCACTCcctttctcctctgttttctcttcagcAGTACAATTACGCACACTGCCCGCCTCGAGAACATTCCCTCTGCCGTGAAGGAACGGCACAATACGGTGTTGTTTCCCCCGCTGCACATGTGATAAAGGGGTGGAAAAGTACTGACACTGGTAGCGACAGATCTGATCCTAAAACAGTTGGTGTTACATGTTTGTGCAGGCTTTGTTGTCAGGGAAGCGGTGCGAAGGGGGAAAGGGACCATGGAAGTGAACTGCATGGGGCAGGTCGGGACTTGGGACATTCCCAGGACTCCTTAATGGGATCTGGCTGTTCTCTGACTCATGTTGAAAATATCTCCATTCAGCTACCACTAAACtcaacagacagaaacaaacaaacggaaAACGGCAAACACAGTGCCTCTCTAGGCTGAACTACACTGTCTTGCAGAGCGTATTGCATGGATCTTAATTTACTTAGTGAGCCTTTAAACGAGATCAGAGGCACTGATTaggaaaaaaacaggaggaCCAGAGTCTGCAGCCTCAGGATAACACGTTTAATACAAATGGTTCGGCTTAGAAGAAGACCTCAGCAGCTCGTACTCACTGAACTAGACAGAATAAGTGGTGATCAATACAGAGAAGCAGCATCTTTCCAGACTTCACTGCACCTGCAGACTTGCTGGCGTGTTTGCGGGAAGTCTGCTAGTCTTGAGGGGCTTTCCACACTCACATTTCGTCCAGTCCACAAGGGCCCTCAAGCAAACCTTCTGCAGActtacccacaattcattgcaatacGGACGTAACATTGACAAACTTAGcatgaatgtgtaaaacaataCTTGACTCgatgacagtgaacacgtcACGGTACGTACAACTGAAGCCCGCGAAGGCTCAGTCCACAAGTCCAGAGGGTGGAAATTTGGATCGAGTCTGTGCCAAGGTACAACAAATCCTGACCGTCCTGTTCTAGTAAAACTGAGTGTTACTCTCTCTAAGAACACTGAGGCCCAGTCACAATGAACTGATGGACTTTGAGGCACGTTCCCTGTCACTCTGACAAGTCAGGGCTGTCCTACTGTCAAATCTTCCAGTGCACATTTCACTTTTCAGGCCCTTGCAGCCTCTCGCATTTACCAGTTGACGTCAGCTAAAGTCTGGGAGGTTTCAGAGTTTAAGGACTTAGGGGGCACATTTGGGATTTGAGTCTGAGATCCTGTGTTTGCTGCGGCTGTACTTACCCAGTAGTGGCACTTTGTTCTGCAGCAGCTCGTAGTAGCTGGTCGTGAGGACTCCCACAGGGTTGCTGGGGACGAAGCGGCCTTCCTTCACCAGCCTCTCACACGTCTTCATCAGGGTACCTGAAAACTGCGATGGGTCCACTCCATAGTCCCGCCAGCCACCTACTCCATCTGCTACacctataaaacacacaagtaTTCATTTAATGATTGGGATTAACATTTGTATGCTGTATTGTGCATAATgccacctttttttcctcccagtgGGTTGAGTGAAATCaagctcagaaaaacaacaatcacTTTAGACATTCTGAGACTTGTTCCACATGTGAGGATCTTGCAAGAAACAAGAACAATGCCATGCAGCTGCACAATAAAGCAAGACAATGGTCACTTTCACGAAGATGCAGAAAGGACATCcagtacagaaaaaaaaagacagtgttCAGGAAATCAAAGAAATGCCACAGAATGCGTAACACAGCCTCCGTCTGTACCAACATCATCTGTGACCCGTCACTGTTTCAGTTATTCCTGATTAAGTGTGTCGTCTACAGAATTTAAGAGTACTCCACAGTGACTGGTGCATTTTAAGCCCACCGATAAAATATTTtggcacaaaacacaaaatgtgtgATTTCACAAATGCATGAAAATTCTCCGCATTACAAGCCTTCATTAATCTTTCTATAAAAAGATGCCGATGCTTTCTTTGCGTGTTAATAAAAGTATTTGTTCCCATAGGAGCATCTGCACGGCTCCAAGATTTTCCTAGAAAGGAAACTTTAGTCCCGATACTCCGAGGACTGACCATACAAGGATGTCCCTCTGCGTCTCCTCAGCCTCtgccagaacagagaaacaGGCCCGCACAAAGCTGCCACACAACTTTGCAACTAATCAAACCTTCCAAAAATAACCCGACATAGTGAAAGGGTGTCTTGATTTCTGTGTTTACTCGTGTGTCTCGATTAACTCAGTGTGGTCCTGCAGAGGCGTTAAATACCGTGCTGTTTACACAGGATTCAATGCCTCTCTGCCGAAGAGTCGCTTCAATCAACCCTGGACGCAGCAGATTGCACAGCCcgcattgtttttgtttacttaaGACACTGACAGCGCGTGGAACGAAATCGCCACACTGTACAAAGCCTGAGGGAAGTTCAGGTTGAAGCCTACTTAGTGCAAAGAAGATGATGTCGCAGGTGATCgatacagaacaaaaacaaatgctgaAGTACAACGATGTGACGTGATAAGGCCGTGTCAAAGCACTCACTCTTATCACTTAGTGTGCACATCAATGAGCCCTGAACCGTATAATTCGTGCCAAACGTGGGAGTTAGGGGTAATTGGGAAAATGTGACACATGCACGATGGGAAGGGGCACTAGTCAGGTCAACTCTACATCTTCATGTCCTCAATATTACACGTAATACTAAATGCTCTGACACTCAGGGTTCACCcgtgacactcccacacagggtttagagcctgcaactcccctccagtaagttagaagtgaagaagcctcttggatgagaggtgaaacgtcttcaagaaaccgaaacaagtccagttgcccaCGATGCAGCACTTAGTATTTCTGAGTCAGTATCAGTACGAGGGTTAGACCAACGATCAGTGCCAATATTCggcattttctgattatcgcatcggtgatttttctgtcagactgcagataaaatgaactaatttacatttttggctctgatgcaacatcctctcacacaatgtcccggttaatattaaaatcctgagtttgagtttcttctccaaaactacaccGTGCCTCATTAACCCTCATGCAACTGTTGATACGTTTTATCACTtataactttcatttttggatcaTTTTGGCTGTATTTATGCATTTTACATACATTCTGGCAAATGATAATCATGCATCCCGTGTTATCAGGCTTTCACTCTGTGGACCTGGATGagattttgtaattttttttaactagtTTTCACTTGATAGGGCAATTTACCTGTACGTATAGGCCAAATACATGCTATTTCCCTTGTGTCCTGTAGGGGGGTTTTGCCTCATTATGAAACTTACATTTATGCAACTGATGCAAGATTATTAAGTATATGGGAAATAACTATTTTCTGTGTTGCACCATGGAAAACAAAACTGGTATTTAAAAAGGGTtaaaatcctggaaaatgaatgaatattttgcAGCTATTATCAGGAAATGCAACCCAGTGAAAgctgaaaataatatt encodes the following:
- the pptc7a gene encoding protein phosphatase PTC7 homolog is translated as MLSVLSYGRLVARAVIGGLSQTDSRDYSLVTASCGFGKDFRKGILKKGMCYGDDACFIARHRSADVLGVADGVGGWRDYGVDPSQFSGTLMKTCERLVKEGRFVPSNPVGVLTTSYYELLQNKVPLLGSSTACIVVLDRQSHQLHTANLGDSGFLVVRGGEVVHRSDEQQHYFNTPFQLSIAPPGAEGAVLSDSPDAADSSSFDVQLGDIILTATDGLFDNMPDYMILQELKKLKNSNYESIQQTARSIAEQAHVLAYDPNYMSPFAQFACDNGLNVRGGKPDDITVLLSIVAEYTD